Proteins encoded together in one Quercus lobata isolate SW786 chromosome 3, ValleyOak3.0 Primary Assembly, whole genome shotgun sequence window:
- the LOC115979355 gene encoding inositol transporter 4-like — protein sequence MVEGGVVAVSRTEFSEFFRTTWKTPHILRLALTAGIGGLLFGYDTGVISGAMLYIRDDFRSVDKNTWLQELIVSMAVGAAIFGAAIGAWMNDSLGRKKAILAADVLFFVGAVIMAVAPAPWVIVIGRIFVGLGVGMASMTAPLYISESSPTRIRGALISMNGILITFGQFVSYCINLAFTSVPGTWRWMLGVAGIPPVVQFILMLSLPETPRWLYKNNQIEKATEGLKTIYPADEVGEQLQLLKQSIEEEEANEAAIGNNLITKFRSAMQHPEVRRALAAGVAVQVVQQFVGINSVMYYAPTIMQLAGYASKTVAMGLSLVTTGLNTLGSFISLLVVDRFGRRRLMLVSLVLIVVGLLSLGVVFYVSSQNAPHINSFESTNFGNNTICEKYTSNPDSSSWNCMGCLKQKCGFCAASDEFDPGACLDNEKDVGKICKNEHRVWYDKGCPSKLGLLAVILLAFYIIVYSPGMGTAPWIVNAEIYPLRFRGFGGGVAAMSNWSANLVVSMTFLTLTENLGSWGTFILYSGFSAIGFVIIYFLVPETKGVSLEEIEKVLRKGFRPWPLKKKKNKKTKKTNKQTKQNKKTKKKL from the exons ATGGTGGAAGGAGGAGTTGTGGCTGTGAGCAGGACTGAGTTCTCTGAGTTTTTTCGGACTACATGGAAAACTCCACATATATTGCGACTTGCTCTGACCGCTGGTATTGGTGGTCTCCTCTTTGGCTACGATACTG GTGTGATCTCTGGAGCGATGTTGTATATACGTGATGATTTCAGATCAGTTGACAAAAATACATGGCTGCAAGAGTTGATTGTGAGTATGGCAGTCGGAGCTGCCATCTTTGGTGCCGCTATTGGAGCCTGGATGAACGATAGTCTGGGACGAAAAAAGGCAATCTTAGCCGCTGATGTGCTATTTTTCGTAGGGGCGGTGATCATGGCAGTTGCACCAGCTCCATGGGTGATTGTGATCGGTAGGATTTTTGTTGGATTGGGTGTCGGTATGGCATCTATGACGGCGCCATTATACATATCTGAATCCTCCCCGACTCGAATTCGGGGAGCTTTGATAAGCATGAATGGCATCTTGATTACCTTTGGACAATTCGTATCATATTGTATCAACTTAGCCTTTACTTCG GTTCCGGGAACTTGGCGCTGGATGCTTGGAGTGGCCGGAATTCCCCCGGTTGTACAATTCATCTTAATGCTTTCACTACCTGAAACTCCTCGTTGGCTATACAAGAAT aaccaaatagaaaaagccACAGAAGGTCTGAAAACGATTTATCCAGCTGATGAGGTTGGAGAACAGTTACAGCTCTTGAAGCAGTCAATTGAGGAAGAGGAAGCTAATGAAGCTGCTATAGGGAATAATTTGATCACGAAATTCCGTAGCGCCATGCAACACCCCGAAGTAAGAAGAGCCTTAGCCGCTGGCGTCGCTGTCCAAGTTGTCCAGCAATTTGTTGGTATCAATTCAGTGATGTATTACGCTCCAACTATCATGCAACTAGCTGGTTATGCTTCAAAGACTGTGGCTATGGGACTGTCTCTTGTTACTACCGGGTTGAATACATTGGGTTCGTTCATCAGCTTGCTAGTTGTTGATCGATTTGGGAGGAGAAGATTGATGCTTGTTTCTCTAGTCCTCATTGTCGTTGGCCTTCTTTCGTTAGGTGTAGTGTTTTATGTCTCTTCTCAAAATGCACCACACATCAACAGCTTTGAGTCAACCAATTTTGGCAACAACACCATATGCGAAAAATACACTTCAAACCCTGATTCTTCCAGCTGGAATTGCATGGGCTGTTTGAAACAAAAATGTGGCTTCTGTGCAGCAAGTGACGAG TTTGATCCAGGAGCTTGCTTGGATAATGAAAAGGATGTAggaaaaatttgtaaaaatgaacATCGTGTCTGGTACGATAAGGGTTGCCCTAGCAAATTAGGGTTACTCGCCGTGATACTACTAGCATTCTACATCATTGTTTACTCTCCGGGAATGGGAACCGCCCCGTGGATAGTCAATGCGGAGATATACCCGCTCAGGTTCAGAGGATTTGGAGGAGGAGTCGCGGCTATGTCAAACTGGTCGGCCAACTTGGTTGTCAGCATGACCTTCTTGACACTCACAGAGAATCTTGGTTCATGGGGCACGTTTATTTTGTATTCTGGTTTTTCGGCCATTGGATTTGTTATTATCTACTTTCTGGTTCCTGAAACCAAAGG